CAACTTTAAAACAAGTGTAGCGATGTGTGAATGCGAAAGTGGACGCGTAAACCCAACATCCGCATTGACGTGCGTCTACATAGACTTTgtattgaaagtggtcgcttaaGTCAGCATGGACAGTATGAATTTACCTTGAGGGGGAAGTAAGTGCAACGCAAGCGTGTCCCATATTTTGGATGTTGGACTTTTTCAACCCCCTCGAACCCCGCGCATTAGCCCATTGGAGCTGTTCACGTGATAATGGTACACATTTCTTACTGCCAAAATGcactccctttaagatgcaATTGCACCTCTCTATGGGTCAACCCCCCCGTACTAGTGTAACTAATGCATTAGGTGAACCTGCAATTAATGATACCAATAATGGAACCAAGGGGTTTAATCTAGAGAAGATGTGACCTTGTGAAGTCAACGGGGGTGCTTCTAATTGGCAGTGTTTTTCCTGTGAGCTGAGATGATTGATGTTCATGCAGGTCAAGAATCTATAGTGAACTTTGAAGTTTGAAAGAGCCTTTAAGTTTAAACCTGATAGGAATTTGTCTGACAGATTGGCACAAATAAAGCAgcagttatattttttttcttgattagttgtaaaaatgtatcaCGATGCGATCATCTGCTCCAGaggttactgtttttttttccattatcatcTCTCTAATCATGTGTAGGAGAGCTGTGAAGAACAGCTATATTTATTTCAGAACATAAAGGATGTGAGGGTATAATTAGCTTGTTGCGTTACACTCTCTTGACTCTCACTAATATGGATGAGTGAAATAACTACTGCCTGTTCATTATACAGATAAAAACACTTTGTGTGTTTAAGCTTTTAGTTCAGTTGCaaagatgcatttttattatgtattcatttgaaaaaaaaagtgttgcagaTCTTTGGCAAAttgcctttcagaataaaacctATCAACATTTAGTTAGCGAAAATGTCAATTTGCTTCAGGAAattggctttattttttttaattactttaagaTTCAGccttaattgtcattttttttcttgtccaaAGTGATATTAAAAGTTAGATAATGACCAGcacaaaacttgtaaaaaaaaaaaaatacaaaaaggaaaaagataaaatggACTTAATTTTATAAATCACAGATAAATAGCAAAAATCTATTATGTCAAGGAAATacttttactgttttccaattattagtttttacttttataagcAATTTTTACAGACATAGTAATCTTTGAAacatttagagtaaaaaaaataattttgtgttaTCTAGAATCTAGATTCAAGTTTTCAAGCTAAAGCTAGCTAGctatcagaaaaataaaattgacttAATATGTCAAgcaaattctttatttatttttatttattttaaatacttaaaaataattattattgatgtagtaatcattaaaataacatttgggtatattcttttattttttcttctagaaATTAAGAAAACACCTAACGCCTTTAGGCTAAAGCTAGCtctgactaaaaaaaattgactaagCATGTCAAGTAAACACTTTcgggtattttattttaattgtaactgttttacttttttaaataaattattaataattataattaggACTAATCTTTAAGAGAACTTTTAGGTATGAAAGTTTTTGTTATCTTTAGCTAACTAGCTATAGCTAACTAgctatctgaaaaaaataaaattgacttAGCATGTCAAGTAAACACTGTTTTTATGAATTCTTTTGACTTTTATCCATCAGTTATTGATGATGTAGTAATCTTTGAAAGAGCATTAAGGTACAAAGTATTTGTGTTATCCTCTAGAAATGAAAGCTTCCAGGCTAAAGCTAGCAAGCTAACTGAATTAGCATGTCAAGTAAACAACAAATCTCggagttttagatttttttgggctttttaaactaataatttaTTGGACTAAAGTTGTTGAATAAACCAtgaactcaaaattttaatttgatgaaaactaatactttgaaatgtaacaaattagaCAACTTTTGgtaattgattaaatatttcaCCTTTTACAGTGTGACAATCATCCTTGTTTGCAATAAATTTaattcatatatataaaaataattataatttacaaAGCTatctgcagtaaaaaaaaaacaattacttttATGAAAGTAAAcgtagtagttttttttaaacattttagattaaatgttTCAATTAATTTGGAAATCTTGTATATCTGATCAATCACTTtgcaaaataatccaaacttcagGTCAAAAccacataaaaacagttaaataaaaacagaacagaataaaaatgacccaaagaaaagaaaaattttactattttacacTTACAGTGCTTTTTTCACGTAGCCGTCTGTCTTCTTGACAACCGCTAAAATTGTCAAAACTTCTCCTATAGCTGCTAATCTCGGATGGTAGTCTTGAAATACAAccgtggttaaaaaaaaaagaaagaaagtgacAAAGAATAAAACCAGGAAGCCGTCATTTCTTCCCGAGTCTCATAAGACTTTGAAAAATGAAGTCATTCAAGCNNNNNNNNNNNNNNNNNNNNNNNNNNNNNNNNNNNNNNNNNNNNNNNNNNNNNNNNNNNNNNNNNNNNNNNNNNNNNNNNNNNNNNNNNNNNNNNNNNNNNNNNNNNNNNNNNNNNNNNNNNNNNNNNNNNNNNNNNNNNNNNNNNNNNNNNNNNNNNNNNNNNNNNNNNNNNNNNNNNNNNNNNNNNNNNNNNNNNNNNNNNNNNNNNNNNNNNNNNNNNNNNNNNNNNNNNNNNNNNNNNNNNNNNNNNNNNNNNNNNNNNNNNNNNNNNNNNNNNNNNNNNNNNNNNNNNNNNNNNNNNNNNNNNNNNNNNNNNNNNNNNNNNNNNNNNNNNNNNNNNNNNNNNNNNNNNNNNNNNNNNNNNNNNNNNNNNNNNNNNNNNNNNNNNNNNNNNNNNNNNNNNNNNNNNNNNNNNNNNNNNNNNNNNNNNNNNNNNNNNNNNNNNNNNNNNNNNNNNNNNNNNNNNNNNNNNNNNNNNNNNNNNNNNNNNNNNNNNNNNNNNNNNNNNNNNNNNNNNNNNNNNNNNNNNNNNNNNNNNNNNNNNNNNNNNNNNNNNNNNNNNNNNNNNNNNNNNNNNNNNNNNNNNNNNNNNNNNNNNNNNNNNNNNNNNNNNNNNNNNNNNNNNNNNNNNNNNNNNNNNNNNNNNNNNNNNNNNNNNNNNNNNNNNNNNNNNNNNNNNNNNNNNNNNNNNNNNNNNNNNNNNNNNNNNNNNNNNNNNNNNNNNNNNNNNNNNNNNNNNNNNNNNNNNNNNNNNNNNNNNNNNNNNNNNNNNNNNNNNNNNNNNNNNNNNNNNNNNNNNNNNNNNNNNNNNNNNNNNNNNNNNNNNNNNNNNNNNNNNNNNNNNNNNNNNNNNNNNNNNNNNNNNNNNNNNNNNNNNNNNNNNNNNNNNNNNNNNNNNNNNNNNNNNNNNNNNNNNNNNNNNNNNNNNNNNNNNNNNNNNNNNNNNNNNNNNNNNNNNNNNNNNNNNNNNNNNNNNNNNNNNTGGgtatattcttttattttttcttctagaaATTAAGAAAACACCTAACGCCTTTAGGCTAAAGCTAGctctgactaaaaaaaaatgactaagcATGTCAACTAAACACTTTTCGGGTatttagttttaattgtaactgttttacttttttaaataaattattaataattataattaggACTAATCTTTAAGAGAACTTTTAGGTATGAAAGTTTTTGTTATCTTTAGCTAACTAGCTATAGCTAACTAgctatctgaaaaaaaaaaatgacttagcATGTCAAGTAAACACTGTTTTTATGAATTCTTTTGACTTTTATCCATCAGTTATTGATGATGTAGTAATCTTTGAAAGAGCATTAAGGTACAAAGTATTTGTGTTATCCTCTAGAAATGAAAGCTTCCAGGCTAAAGCTAGCAAGCTAACTGAATTAGCATGTCAAGTAAACAACAAATCTCggagttttagatttttttgggctttttaaactaataatttaTTGGACTAAAGTTGTTGAATAAACCAtgaactcaaaattttaatttgatgaaaactaatactttgaaatgtaacaaattagaCAACTTTTGGTAATTGATTAAATANNNNNNNNNNNNNNNNNNNNNNNNNNNNNNNNNNNtatataaaaataattatgatttaCAAAGctatctgcagaaaaaaaaaacagttacttttATGAAAGTATAAacgtaaaatgtttttttaaacattttagattacattttttatcaattaacTTGCAAATCTTGTAGATCTGATCAATCACTTTGCAAGATAATCCAAACTACAGGTCAAAACCACAAAataacagttaaagaaaaacagaacagaataaaaataaaccaaagaaaagaaaaattttactattttacacTTACAGTGTTTTTTTCCACGCAGCCGTCTGTCTTCTTGACAACCGCTAAAATTGTCGAAACTTCTCCTATAGCTGCTAATCTCAGATGGTAGTCTTGAAATACAAccgtggttaaaaaaaaaagaaagaaagaaagaaagaaagtgacAAAGAATAAAACCAGGAAGCCGTCATTTCTTCCCGAGTCTCATAAGACTTTGAAAAATGAAGTCATTCAAGCCATCAGGAGGCTAATAATCACATAATGTATTACAGTCCTGTCAGCATGAACAGGAGCTTTACGATTAGTTTCGTTGACTTTGACGTTGGCATTGAAACTCAAAGAGCCGGCTTTGTCATCTACCGTTTCCTTCGACCGTCttccaaccccccccccacactcCCTCCCGTGACCCCATGGCACTATTGACTGAATCCTTGATGAGGATGCTGAAAAGGTGAAATCCAGCACCCAATGATAAGATCAGAGGCCCCTGCGACACTTCAGCCACTCCCATCCTGGATGACAGCAGCCAAAGTCATCCATGCATCACAACAAGACAGCAggaaatctttacattttagctaaacGGACACGTTTTtacataaaactgtaaaaaaaaaaaaaatcatattttgttctccttgaaagatttttttcaactgaaaattaaagaaaaacatttgctgGTTGCATTACATCCACAGGCGAAGACACACAACTCTTCAGAGaccaaacaaacagcaaaaagttctggtttcatgtgcagagattttttttgtttgtttttctcctcaaaaGTTGTTTAGAGGGCGGCTTTTACTGCTAACAAAAAGTCAATAGAAGCTGTCAAGAAAGAAAGATTTCGTTTTTTGTGTTCTTGGGGGTTGAAAGGAAGTTTCTTAAGGTGGCTGCTACTttcttaaacatgtttttttttcttttataaatatatatatatattgatttttttttcttattttccccCCCAAGTCTACTTGTGCACATCAgtaacatttaatgaaaaaaagaacgCAAGGAAAAAGATAAGAGCCGCTGAATGAAATGTAGCTTACGATCAAATGTCCTTTCCTCCATATAGTacagtttaagttaatttgagCTTAGGGAATAATGTGTAATTAAGTTCTGAGATGAATGTGTGGAGATGTATTTGCTTTTGAGCACAAGAGTTAAGAAGAGAGTGGCTCCTAACTTTAAAGAATCCCTCACTCCCTAATGCAATTATTTTCTATTCAGACTCTTTCTCCGCTGATTTCATTAATGAGAGCTGTGAAAGTGGGGAGAAGTTCTACAGTTATTGCATTTCATGTCTGAATTTTTGGGGTTTTACTGCAAAAATAGtgacttaaaatgtgttttggaatttCAGAAACTCCATTCGCGGATTATGGATCTGTCTGCGGCCGATTTGCTTCTGGAGCCAGAGAGGAGCAAGGCGTTCCTCCTTTCCAGGAATACAGAGTCCCCTTCCAACGTAAGcatgaagagaaataaaaaaaaagattttcgtTGATGGCACGCCGTTGGACCTTAGATACAAAAATACCGGCGTGACCTGTCCTGTCGGCAGGAGGTATCACTTGGCCCTAAAAGGAATAAATCCTAATCATATTACCAGCAAACCATCGATTTCGACTGGGTAAAAGTGACTCCACAGGACATCATAGTGCATTATCTTATGTATTATGCATCACGGTCTGAAAATGAGTTTCTCTTTGAGTCCGCTGAGAATGCTATCTGATCAACTGTAATGTGTGCTATCGGAGAGGGAGACTTACTAAATGAAAAACGAATAGTCCCCGAGTGGATTGCGAATCATCGGAAAGTGCAGATATCATTTAAAGCGACGTGTTAAGCAATGCACGGGAGTCGCACCTTCACGACATTAGTAACCTCTCATTTCAAGTCTCTCCATTGGGGCACTAATCAGATCAGCCGACGAGCTGGAGTTATTGCACCAGAAAATGCTTTACAGAGAAAGTTATGActcctttcttttgtttttttgtttttttttctccccaccGAAGGAGGTTCATTCGAATGGAAAGCCAGGTGTCCCTGTGGCCAAATGTCTGAGCCAGCTGAGTCTGACGGCGCCCGCGCCCATCTATCCccgcagcagctgcagcagcagcgagcTGTCGCTGTCGAGCGCGTGCAGCGAGTTCTCCAGCGGCTCCTACACCTGGAATGATGGACGCTCCTGCGGGAAAATGGTAAATCTTCTCGAAACTCACAGATCCACGCTGTCAAACAGCAGCTGAAATCCAGCAAGGTGCGTTCAAGGGGCCACTTTTAAGTAAAAGTCAATGTGAACGCACATAAATGCGTGTTTAGGGCTTCCTTATTGAAAACTGTAATGTTCacaacattgactgtataaagagaactggactgagtggcccccaCCATTCCAAATAGGGAGTACCCACTGACTCTAAGAAGAACAACTATTACTCAGTTAtaattgtcagaataaccattattGCTCtaaaaccttaatttttttcatattttattcaatttaggaactgaccaatcagatgcctcagtaaaatcatgtggtgcccgctggcctcCATCTCCAACATTTGATTACCAGATTCTTACACttttagtggaaggggtgtggcttgcAAGAGACTCACTCATGATTAGctacagtagttgccatagaaacgttgactcagagtGACTCAAACCTATcgctgtcgtctggctccaacatggcgacgtccataTCCCGAAAAAATGACAATTGAATATGCTTTACTTTGCTGGAACTGGAAGTCagttattttctatgggtgacatcacactcgctcagtcaaGTTCTATTATAAAGTCAGTTGTTCACAGGCACgtttttacaaccatttttggGCTTCATGTACAAGTGACCATTGAACACTCGTTGCCAGTATTAGTagttttgaccaatcaggtactcggatttggtagtagCGCGTGGCAGCAAAGAACTTGACaacatctgtgtttgtttttcaaataaaggtAAATCAAGTTAGTGCTACTGAGAGGATGTTCATCCGTATCCACTCTTGCAAAGACGTTAGCAATGAACTGATCCGGTTCCATTTTGTGCCCAAAttgcgagatttgcaccactctGTCATTTCACGCCAAGGGACTTCCAAGTGTAGGTGATGCACTTGCAATAGTAGACAGTGGAAAAAGTGAAAGCAGAataagcccctccctgcttgtcaggtgtgaacaccataggcgGTCTTTAACATGCGTCAATTATGCACAAAGCTTTAACCTTATTGGCATCCGATTACACTTTGATGACCAGGCCTCAAAGCTTCACTGCCTTTCTGACCTCTTGGTTTTGCCTTCTAGTCATCCCTGACGTGGGAGAAGAGGCTGAGTTTGGGCTCGTCAGCTCCAAGTAACATCTGCGCACCACTGGAGGAACAGCCTCCCACGCGGCGCAAAGAGAGCCACATACTCGAGGGTCTGAGAAAGCTCCAGCGGAGGAAGAATAggagctcctcctgctcctctagAGTGTCCAAGTCAGGCTACAAAGACTGCATGAACTCCAACGAGGGCATCTACTCGTTGGGGATCAAGGGCAGCAGCAAAGGGGTGTCCAAACCTGTCCATGTCAGCCGAGCTTCTGGTGCTCTGGGAAGGCGGTTTTCCTACGATTCGGACGATGCTGACGATGAACTGGCACGCTCTAGTTGCAGAGATAATATCCCCACCAAGGACGGCTGGATTCACTGCAAGAAGCTCTCTCACAGCATCTCCGATAGTTTGTGCAGCTTGGAGGGGACACAAGACGCTATGGGTGATGGAACCTCGTGCCCCATAGCTTCAAAACCCTATGACTCAAAGGAGCGTCCAGAGAAGCTCATGAGTTTCATAAACAGTTTTCTTCCTTTAGAAGGGCGTAAATCAGCGTTTAGCAGGCCAGCCACTCAGCACAGAAATCCTGCTCCAGTAGAAGGTCCGAGTTGCCTATCCGACCCAGATGATCCAGAGGAAACCATTCCTGGATCTGGAGGGGTCAAGGCTCCATGCAGTCAGCCGCAAGAACTAGCAGAGAGAGATATCAAGAGGCTCTCGAGGGATACCATCAAGATTTTCAAACAACAGTACATGCAAAAAGACCAGGGGCGCACTCAGTCTGCAGACGGGAGGCCAAAGCCTTTCAGCTTATTAAAAGAACCTAAAGCAACCAAGTGCACCCAGTCTGAAGAGAGCGTACTGACGGTATTTGATGCAGAAGGAGAACCTATTGATCTGTGTGCTCAAAGACTGGTATCAGGAGCAGAAGGTTGTAAAGCCACAGAGATCCAAAAGAGGCCAACCAGGCAAAATTCGGCGAACACCACAAATTATAGTGTTCTTGAATCTCCTGAAAAGCCCTCAGAACATCAGAGTAGATCAGGTAAAGGTAATAATAGCAGGGAAGGAAGTGCAGAAAGGCTACAGTTAGCTCCTCAGAGGAAGCTGATCAAGCCACCAAGCAGTCGAACTAACAAAGGCTTCTCTGTTCCTCCTATGAGTGATGTCAACAGCCCCAAGTCTGGTGGCTCGAAGATCCCCGGTGTCAATAAGCCCTCAGCTTCCCCGTTAAGAGTATCCAAGGGGACAACCACTGAGCCGAGTGTCAGTGGAAACTCAGGACCCTCCACTCAGGAGAAATCCCCGTCTTCTCTTACAGTCAAGATGTCTAGATTCATCAAGACGCAGGGAACTTCCACTCAGAGTCCGAAAGCTGTGAACTGCAAGGTGCCTGGTCAGGCCGACTTGAGCAAAAGCTCTTCTTCCACTTCCCCCCACCTTCCAAAAAGGCGCCTCGACTTTTCTGACAGCAGCGAACAGCCGACCAGAGACAAACACTGTGAAACcagcaaaaacaaactcagGTCTCcatctcctccccctcccccggGACGCACCACCTCCTTACTGGTCAGACCAAATTACGAAGGGTCGCCTCAAGCACACAAATCAGGGGCTGCTCAACCATCCACGCCAACCACTGTGAGGGGCCCTCCCCCGAGTTACCACACCTCAGTTGCACCAAATATGCAAGCCACGCTACCCATCAAGGATAAAGACTGCTTAGACGTAGATGCAGGCTACGGAACTGCACTTGCACCTCAGAAGCTGGTGGACAAAACCACCCAGCACCTTCAGAAGTCCACCGCCGTGACTCAGACTCCAACTAAAGGCACTTCCAAGCGAATAAAAGACTACCTCCCACCTGCAAGCTCAGGGTGTGCCAGAGTACCTGAAATTGCACCTAAAAACTCTAAGAATGTCCCTCCTCCCTACAGCGCTCTAAGAGTGTCTTCCCTTCAAAACTCCTTTGCGAATAAAAGGACGCCTGCTCAAGAAAACAGCCACCAGACAGTACAGAAGACTTCTATTAGTTTACCAATATCTCTCCAGGAGTCCGCTCAGTGTCCAACAGAGCCACAGAAAGCGGTCATCAGCCCTCCGGGCCCAGCTGTTTTGTCTCCCAATTTGTCAGAAAAAGCCTCAAAGACTCGAATCCCAATGGGatttaaagcctttttaaaaTCTCCTCCCAGCCATAAAAGTAGCCCTACTATACCAGGCAAACAAGAGAAAGATCATATCAACTCTGTCTCCAAGGAAACTGTGACTTCAAATGCTTCCACTCAGTGTGACGGCTCGCAGGCAGTGTACAGTATCGACTCAACACCCACCATGTCTGTCCCCGAAGGGAAAGGGGAAGTCCTGTGTCAGCCACAGGAAGAGGACTTACAACCTCCCGTGTTGTCAGTAGAAGGAAATGT
This Oryzias melastigma strain HK-1 linkage group LG2, ASM292280v2, whole genome shotgun sequence DNA region includes the following protein-coding sequences:
- the LOC112156703 gene encoding nck-associated protein 5 isoform X4: MSQFTDRGVASVCRRVRNIPLLELLAEYMDANKCIDELLKQLEEERRNVRREKLAVARLQREVARSKSDGTMREKLIHELEEERRLRLESEKRLREVTEESELGRAQMVSLQQQFSRMEETVRSLLQNQGVLEQTAVDTVDIMKAYKDKLSEEVQKLQVGLEATRAEPADAELDGSQADEDRDRTKLLLERLKTLEEENSALALENESQREQYERCLDEVANQVVQALLTQKDLREECLKLRTRVFDLEQQNRALSVLFQQKIKPASDLLLQKLHSRIMDLSAADLLLEPERSKAFLLSRNTESPSNEVHSNGKPGVPVAKCLSQLSLTAPAPIYPRSSCSSSELSLSSACSEFSSGSYTWNDGRSCGKMSSLTWEKRLSLGSSAPSNICAPLEEQPPTRRKESHILEGLRKLQRRKNRSSSCSSRVSKSGYKDCMNSNEGIYSLGIKGSSKGVSKPVHVSRASGALGRRFSYDSDDADDELARSSCRDNIPTKDGWIHCKKLSHSISDSLCSLEGTQDAMGDGTSCPIASKPYDSKERPEKLMSFINSFLPLEGRKSAFSRPATQHRNPAPVEGPSCLSDPDDPEETIPGSGGVKAPCSQPQELAERDIKRLSRDTIKIFKQQYMQKDQGRTQSADGRPKPFSLLKEPKATKCTQSEESVLTVFDAEGEPIDLCAQRLVSGAEGCKATEIQKRPTRQNSANTTNYSVLESPEKPSEHQSRSGKGNNSREGSAERLQLAPQRKLIKPPSSRTNKGFSVPPMSDVNSPKSGGSKIPGVNKPSASPLRVSKGTTTEPSVSGNSGPSTQEKSPSSLTVKMSRFIKTQGTSTQSPKAVNCKVPGQADLSKSSSSTSPHLPKRRLDFSDSSEQPTRDKHCETSKNKLRSPSPPPPPGRTTSLLVRPNYEGSPQAHKSGAAQPSTPTTVRGPPPSYHTSVAPNMQATLPIKDKDCLDVDAGYGTALAPQKLVDKTTQHLQKSTAVTQTPTKGTSKRIKDYLPPASSGCARVPEIAPKNSKNVPPPYSALRVSSLQNSFANKRTPAQENSHQTVQKTSISLPISLQESAQCPTEPQKAVISPPGPAVLSPNLSEKASKTRIPMGFKAFLKSPPSHKSSPTIPGKQEKDHINSVSKETVTSNASTQCDGSQAVYSIDSTPTMSVPEGKGEVLCQPQEEDLQPPVLSVEGNVSDKAKRSSQLFGRSISINTKPHLKPALGMNGAKARSQSFSTNYIEKPNINGLEGPGRIRTQIITNSGERGNSLSRQGSSETTGVGLAESPIHSPRTRLSHHGGMMGPNSQSGLPEKTLQSCVKGEGPTGGVKGDGVTSPSQKEARTLSKSDRTAFNNVQKPAKVASHPQFQPPSAFVFSPESPTREADAIATSPAEPDKTQLGSPSKFPDTEEKKISPTTCTIEEKVMMGIEENLQKSQEQEKAAANEAKQKTGPSLANWFGLRKSKLPALSGKKADSPKAREEKKELKIGSVLGGKQIKSDKKKEKKKDGQEVQNLSEMNNKLSSIMDHCNNQMGQIASQIQSTTVLIGKDQFVKELLGRAAVKGNASPPAISTPKKHCETKGDMQICPDNTLILTQKISLKAKSEEGNIPDTSCQDHMIDSLFTHNPFRCM